The genomic interval GAAGGTGGGCAAAAGAACCATTTATGCAAATTACTAGTGTAAAAGTCGGCCTCAATTTCTTTCACATCAACGTCGACACACCCAATTCCATGAGCAGCATCAACAAATACCTGGTCAACACCTTCCTCCCTACAAATCTTAACCAATTCCTTAACAGGAATGACCACACTAGGCATGGAAGTCACATGATCGATAACAGCTAATCTCACCCTCCTGCCATTTTGCTTCCCTCTCTCTAAAGCCTTCCTAAATTCTTGCACTATCTCATCAACAGAGTCAACAGGAAAAGGCAAAGGGACCTCAATCACATACCCGCCAGCGCGCGTGACATAAGCTTCGATGGACTTCTTGACAGCCCCATAAGCGTAGTGAAGCATGACAGCCGCATCCCCAGGGTGGAACCTCCCCTCCGCGAACCCCCAAGCCATCTGCTGCAGCACAATGGCGACGGCGGTAGTGGCGTTGTCAACAACCGACACCTCGTCAACATGATCGGCGTTGATGATCTCCTTGATAATGTTTCTGGATTCGAGGAATCTGGACTGCAGCTGGTTGAAATAGAAGTTGTCAGGCTGTTGGAGCCACTGGAGCTGGAGCTGCCGCTGGGCGGAAAGGACAGAAGAAGGGCAGCAGCCGAAGCTGCCGTTGTTGATGCGAGCGACGGAAGGGTCATGGTGGGAGAACTCAGAGAGGATATCGGAGGGAGTGATGAAGGGTTGAGAGAGTACAGGGGCATGCGACTGCAATCTGGGTTTCTTGCAAAGGTGGGACTTTGGGTCAGAGGCAGAATCGCCGTTCGTGCCGTTGGTATTGGTTTGGGTTTGGGTATGTAGAGAAGAGgccatggaaatgagaaacggTGAAAGGATCGAGGAAGAGGAAAGTAAGCAGGAAGAGTGAGAAAAAGAATGGTTAAGTGACATATGTAAGAAATTATAAAGTAAAAGCTTTTTTGTTAGATGTGTGCCGCAGTATCGGACAGCACTGAACGCCTTAATCTGATGTCTGATGAAGGATGAATGATTGGCGATGCCTACAACAACAGCCCTGAGCCCTGAGGCCACGACTCTCCCGCTCATTGACCTACACGTgcacttcctttttcttttctcggATATAGTGATATAGGCTTGGTTTCTGCTCGACTGTACTACCAGGCTAGGCTCATGTTATGCATCACTCCTCCAATTGCCATCAATTCGACCAACTCTCTTTGATTTCCATCGTCACTGGACTCCAAGCAGGAGGAAGAGTTGAAAGTGCTAGCAAATTAAAGGAGCATATTTCGAAGCTACAAATTACATATAATATTGGTATATAGTTATTAGGATTAATTTCTTTACCCCATCCTTTTTGTTTCATCTTGCAATTATATTTGTGGCTATTAATCTCTGTGCCAACATCACGTCTTTGGATTTGACAAAACTATATCATTTTAATATAGTTTGGTTGGTTTGTTTCTAGCACTAATCCACCAAACGAAATTGAAAAGGACATTCTATTTGTATTACTCTTTATTATTGTGCTCTTGGGACAAGGTTTACTTCAAGTTCTTCTTTAACATTTCAAATCAAGATAAGCTATGAGCCATAACgttgaaaatgagttcataCTTGGTCATGTAACACTTTGGTTAACCAGCATTAGAGGAGTATTGAgcttaatatttctttcttaattagGGGAGAGGTGTGGTTAATCATAGTACTGTAcatatttctttcttaataaATAAGTGTCATGACACTGAGTTATATATGCAtcaaataaagatattctgGAGTCTGAAATCATCAGAACTACCTACCCTTAACCAATGACTCAATGACAAACTAAGAACCAGAGATTTCCCAATTAAGCTTGTGGTTTCAATTAGTTTCTGCAATTTACAAATTAAGATGGAGATCATGCCTTTGTTTGCAGTACAGTAATTACTAAG from Theobroma cacao cultivar B97-61/B2 chromosome 5, Criollo_cocoa_genome_V2, whole genome shotgun sequence carries:
- the LOC18600637 gene encoding probable L-cysteine desulfhydrase, chloroplastic, whose amino-acid sequence is MSGRVVASGLRAVVVGIANHSSFIRHQIKAFSAVRYCGTHLTKKLLLYNFLHMSLNHSFSHSSCLLSSSSILSPFLISMASSLHTQTQTNTNGTNGDSASDPKSHLCKKPRLQSHAPVLSQPFITPSDILSEFSHHDPSVARINNGSFGCCPSSVLSAQRQLQLQWLQQPDNFYFNQLQSRFLESRNIIKEIINADHVDEVSVVDNATTAVAIVLQQMAWGFAEGRFHPGDAAVMLHYAYGAVKKSIEAYVTRAGGYVIEVPLPFPVDSVDEIVQEFRKALERGKQNGRRVRLAVIDHVTSMPSVVIPVKELVKICREEGVDQVFVDAAHGIGCVDVDVKEIEADFYTSNLHKWFFCPPSVAFLYCRRSTKSSDLHHPVVSHEYGNGLAIESAWIGTRDYSAQLVVAKVLEFINRFEGGIHGIKKRNHEAVVEMGEMLVKAWGTHLGCLPEMCSSMVMVGLPACLGISSDQDTLKLRTYLRDKFRVEVPIYYRAPKDGEVGPVTGYARISYQVYNKVDDYYKFRDAIKQLVDNGFTCASLPN